The following proteins come from a genomic window of Acinonyx jubatus isolate Ajub_Pintada_27869175 chromosome C1, VMU_Ajub_asm_v1.0, whole genome shotgun sequence:
- the RFX5 gene encoding DNA-binding protein RFX5 isoform X2 translates to MREQAARVSRQIGTAPATQKKENKATHEPAGPGPWGWAGVKVATSPHAGMAEDEPDAKSPKTGGRPPSGSAEAGEPTTLLQRLRGTISKAVQNKVEGILQDVQKFSDNDKLYLYLQLPSGPSTGDKSSEPSTLSNEEYMYAYRWIRNHLEEHTDTCLPKQSVYDAYRKYCESLACCRPLSTANFGKIIREIFPDIKARRLGGRGQSKYCYSGIRRKTLVSMPPLPGLDLKGSESPEMGPEVTPAPRDELVEAACALTCDWAERILKRSFSSIVEVARFLLQQHLISARSAPAHVLKAVGLADDDEHAPRERSSKSKNGVESLEGGAHKKPERPAQPPKEPEPRAGAGPPARGERKKSVVESPAPAASNPQVNALVARLPLLLPRAPRSLIPPLQVSPPILAPKLSSGPLKVALPSRAGGPQAAVPIINMILPAVPALPGPGPGPGPGPGPGPGPGQALPGVLAQPRGTENREVGIGGDPGPHDKGVKRSAEVPVSEAIGQDPPAKAAKQDIEDTGSDAKRKRGRPRKKSGGSRERNSTPDKSAAAVDSAQPCRLPRETWASAGESNSARGSGRPGPVGGAEKGMVLARDQEDGVSRGGKGPSSRHAKEAEDKIPLVTSKVSVIKGSRSQKEALPKGEVDTAAQGNKDLKGHVLQNSLSHEGKDPQATPP, encoded by the exons ATGAGAGAACAGGCCGCGCGAGTCTCTAGGCAGATCGGGACTGCTCCAGCcactcagaaaaaagaaaataaagcaacgCACGAGCCCGCTGGGCCAGGACCGTGGGGCTGGGCTGGAGTGAAGGTGGCTACGAG CCCTCATGCCGGGATGGCAGAAGATGAACCCGACGCTAAGAGCCCCAAGACTGGGGGACGGCCCCCCTCAGGTAGTGCTGAGGCGGGAGAACCCACCACCCTTCTTCAGAGGCTCCGAGGTACCATTTC CAAGGCCGTGCAGAACAAAGTCGAGGGGATCCTG CAAGATGTACAGAAATTCTCAGACAACGACAAGCTGTATCTCTACCTTCAGCTCCCCTCAGGACCCAGTACTGGAGACAAAAG CTCAGAGCCAAGTACACTTAGCAATGAGGAGTACATGTATGCCTATCGATGGATCCGCAACCATCTAGAAGAGCATACTGACACCTGTTTGCCAAAGCAAAGTGTTTATGATGCCTATCG GAAGTACTGTGAGAGTCTTGCCTGTTGCCGCCCACTCAGCACCGCCAACTTTGGCAAAATCATCAGAGAGATCTTCCCTGACATCAAGGCCCGAAGGCTTGGTGGCCGAGGCCAGTCCAA ATATTGCTACAGTGGCATACGAAGGAAGACCTTGGTGTCTATGCCACCCTTACCTGGACTTGACCTGAAGGGCTCTGAGAGT CCAGAAATGGGCCCAGAAGTAACCCCAGCACCCCGGGACGAACTGGTTGAGGCAGCCTGCGCTCTGACCTGTGACTGGGCAGAACGAATCCTGAAACGATCCTTCAGTTCCATCGTTGAAGTCGCCCGCTTCCTCCTGCAGCAGCACCTCATCTCTGCCCGGTCTGCCCCTGCCCACGTACTCAAGGCAGTGGGGCTCGCTG ACGACGATGAACATGCCCCTCGGGAGCGGTCCTCTAAATCCAAGAATGGTGTCGAGAGCCTAGAGGGTGGAGCCCATAAGAAACCAGAGAGACCAGCCCAG CCACCTAAGGAGCCGGAACCCCGTGCTGGGGCTGGCCCTCCTGCACGTGGAGAGCGGAAGAAGAGTGTAGTGGAGAGCCCAGCCCCAGCAGCCAGTAACCCACAGGTTAATGCCCTGGTGGCCCGGctgcctctgctccttccccgggCCCCTCGCTCACTTATTCCACCACTCCAAGTCTCTCCCCCCATCTTGGCCCCCAAGCTTTCTTCAGGCCCTCTGAAAGTGGCTCTGCCCAGTAGGGCTGGGGGACCCCAGGCAGCTGTGCCCATTATTAACATGATCTTACCAGCTGTTCCTGCTTTGCCTGGAcccgggcctgggcctgggcctgggcctgggcctgggcctgggcctgggcaaGCCCTACCTGGGGTGCTCGCTCAGCCACGAGGCACAGAGAACAGGGAGGTAGGCATAGGTGGTGACCCAGGACCCCATGACAAAGGTGTCAAGAGATCAGCAGAAGTACCTGTGAGTGAGGCCATTGGGCAGGATCCACCAGCTAAAGCAGCAAAGCAGGATATAGAGGATACAGGAAGTGATGCCAAAAGAAAACGGGGGCGCCCTCGAAAAAAATCAGGTGGAAGTAGGGAAAGGAACTCTACCCCTGACAAGTCAGCAGCTGCCGTGGACTCTGCCCAGCCCTGCCGGTTACCACGGGAGACATGGGCCTCTGCAGGGGAGAGCAACTCTGCCAGAGGGTCAGGGAGACCAGGGCcagtgggaggggctgagaagggGATGGTGCTTGCCCGGGATCAGGAAGATGGTgtttccagaggaggaaagggcCCCAGTTCCCGGCATGCCAAAGAAGCAGAAGATAAAATTCCTCTGGTCACCTCAAAAGTGAGTGTCATCAAGGGCAGTAGAAGCCAAAAGGAGGCTCTTCCAAAGGGAGAGGTAGACACCGCAGCACAGGGTAATAAAGACTTAAAAGGGCACGTGCTTCAGAATTCCTTATCCCATGAAGGGAAAGACCCCCAAGCAACACCCCCTTGA